The following nucleotide sequence is from Gordonia jinghuaiqii.
TGAGGCCCTCGGGCACCTTGGCCATCACGCCGTACATGAGGACGAAGGAGTTCTCGTCGATCGGGTAGTGGCAGTTGGTCAGGATGGTCTCGACCGCGTACCCGCCGTAGTACTGGATCATCGGGTTGAGCATGTACGACGGCCCGTAATACGCGGCGATGGATTCCAGCCGGCTGTCACCGTAGTTGGTGCCGAGGGTGACGTCGGGCCGGCCGTGGGAGTTCATGTACTGCGCGGCGATCTCGCCTTCGAAGACGTTCTTGAAGTAGTCCGGCAGCGCGAAGTGGACATAGTAGAAGTGCGCCATGTCGACGACGTTGTCGATGATCTCGCGACAGTTGGAACCCTCGATGACAATGCGATTCCAGGTCCACGGCGTCCACTCGTCGGAGCCGAACTCCTCGAGCGCGGGAATGATGCACTCCTCGGGCGGCGGGTTGCCCTCGGGGTCGTTGTAGACGAAGACCTGGCCGTTGCGGACCATCGACGGCCACGAGCGGGTCTTGGCCAGCTTGGGATTGCGCTTGGCGTAGGGCACGCCCGCGCAGCGTCCGTTGCCCTTCCACATCCAGCCGTGGAACGGGCAGGCGACGTTGTCCCCCGACAGCCTGCCCTGGGAGAGGTCGCCACCCATGTGACGGCAGAAGGCGTCGAGCACGTTGACCTCGCCCTTGGTGTCGACCCAGACCACCAGCTTGGTCCCGAACACCTGCACCGAGTGGGGTTCGCCGTCGGAGAATTCCTCGAGCAGGCCCAGGCAGTGCCACCCGCGGGCGAACCGGGTGGGCGGGGCGCCGGTGTCGATCTCGCGGATGCCCACGTCGGCGTGGTCGGGGGCGGCGCCACCGGTTGCGCCTGTGTTCGGGGTCATCGTGTCGGGTGCTGATGACATGTGCCCTCTCCTGTCTGTGACTCGTGTCGCGTCGGGGATATGCGTTCAATACTAGAACACGTTTCAGATTTGTCAGGCGGAACGCGTCCCGTAAGCGCGATCGGGCCTGTACATGGGCACAAAGTCCCGGTGCTCGACAGAAATGAGAACGTGTTCTAATCTCGAACTCGTGAGTGCAGCGGCCGGCGTTGTCCGGTCGAGAAGAGACGAGTAGGAGCAGGCGAGATGCCAGCACAACGGAGCGAAGCCGCCGAGCAGGTCCTGGAGAAGATCAACGCGCTGCTCCCGGAGATCGAGCAGCGCGCACAGGCCACCGAGGACCTGCGACGCATCCCTGACGAGACCGTGTCGAGCCTCGAGACCGCCGGCTTCTTCAGGCTGCTGCAGCCCGAGCAGTGGGGCGGCCATCAGGTCGATCCGGTCACGTTCTACGAGGCTGTCCGCCGCATCGCCTCGGCGTGCGGTTCCACCGGCTGGGTGTCGGGCATCATCGGCGTCCACAACTGGCACCTCGCGCTCTTCGACCAGCGGGCGCAGGAGGATGTCTGGGGATCGGACACCAACGTCCGCATCTCGTCGTCGTACGCCCCGATGGGCATGGGCGAGGTGGTCGACGGCGGCTACAAGGTCAACGGTTCCTGGGCCTGGTCGTCGGGTTGCGAGACCGCGGACTGGGTCTTCGTGGGCGGTCCGGTCATCAAGAACGGCAAGCCCGTCGACTTCGTCAGCTTCCTCATCCCGCGCGAGGACTACACCATCAAGGACGTCTGGAACGTCGTCGGCCTGCGCGGTACCGGCTCCAACACCATCGAGGTCAAGGACGTCTTCGTGCCCACGCATCGCATGCTGAGCATGCGCACGATGTCGATGGGCCAGAGTCCGGGGCTCGAGATCAACACCGCGCCCGTCTACAAGATGCCTTGGGGCACAATTCATCCCAGCACCATTGCGACGCCCATCGTCGGCATGGCCTACGGCGCCTACCACGCCCACGTCGAGCATCAGGGCAAGCGTGTCCGCGCCGCGTACGCCGGCGAGAAGGCCAAGGAGGATCCCTTCGCCAAGGTCCGTATCGCCGAGGCGGCCAGCGACATCGACGCCGCCTGGCGCCAGCTGTCGGGCAACCTGCAGGCCGAATACGACCTCATCGTGGCGGGCGAGGAGGTCCCGATGGAACTGCGGCTGGCCGCGCGTCGAGATCAGGTGCGCGCCACCGGGCGGGCCATCTCGGCCATCGACCGGCTCTTCGAGAACTCCGGCGCGCATGCCCTGGAGAACGGCACCCCGATCCAGCGGTTCTGGCGAGACGCACACGCCGGTCGTGTGCACGCCGCCAACGATCCCGAACGCGCATACGTGGCATTCGGCAACGGCGAGTTCGGGATTCCCATCGGTGACACGATGGTGTGAGCAGGGTGCAACAGACGCTCGATCAGGCACAACTTCAGGAG
It contains:
- a CDS encoding Rieske 2Fe-2S domain-containing protein, which codes for MSSAPDTMTPNTGATGGAAPDHADVGIREIDTGAPPTRFARGWHCLGLLEEFSDGEPHSVQVFGTKLVVWVDTKGEVNVLDAFCRHMGGDLSQGRLSGDNVACPFHGWMWKGNGRCAGVPYAKRNPKLAKTRSWPSMVRNGQVFVYNDPEGNPPPEECIIPALEEFGSDEWTPWTWNRIVIEGSNCREIIDNVVDMAHFYYVHFALPDYFKNVFEGEIAAQYMNSHGRPDVTLGTNYGDSRLESIAAYYGPSYMLNPMIQYYGGYAVETILTNCHYPIDENSFVLMYGVMAKVPEGLTAEQAAKMATKISAGVEVGFLQDVEIWKNKTRIDNPLLVEEDGPVYQLRRWYDQFYVDKADVTDEMTGRFEYEIDTAKALESWNEEIQENLRRQEAEKAEQEQTETAADTTKAEV
- the hsaA gene encoding 3-hydroxy-9,10-secoandrosta-1,3,5(10)-triene-9,17-dione monooxygenase oxygenase subunit, whose protein sequence is MPAQRSEAAEQVLEKINALLPEIEQRAQATEDLRRIPDETVSSLETAGFFRLLQPEQWGGHQVDPVTFYEAVRRIASACGSTGWVSGIIGVHNWHLALFDQRAQEDVWGSDTNVRISSSYAPMGMGEVVDGGYKVNGSWAWSSGCETADWVFVGGPVIKNGKPVDFVSFLIPREDYTIKDVWNVVGLRGTGSNTIEVKDVFVPTHRMLSMRTMSMGQSPGLEINTAPVYKMPWGTIHPSTIATPIVGMAYGAYHAHVEHQGKRVRAAYAGEKAKEDPFAKVRIAEAASDIDAAWRQLSGNLQAEYDLIVAGEEVPMELRLAARRDQVRATGRAISAIDRLFENSGAHALENGTPIQRFWRDAHAGRVHAANDPERAYVAFGNGEFGIPIGDTMV